A window of the Ostrea edulis chromosome 1, xbOstEdul1.1, whole genome shotgun sequence genome harbors these coding sequences:
- the LOC125663577 gene encoding triosephosphate isomerase-like, which yields MSQQRKFFVGGNWKMNGSKQSIEGIAGFLKTGPLDPKTEVVVAPPTCYLEYTRKTVDAKVGVAAQNCYKVASGAFTGDISANMIKDLDCEWVILGHSERRNVFGESDQLIGEKTKYALSQGVKVIACIGEKLEEREGGKTEEVVFRQTQAIIENISADQWVSVVIAYEPVWAIGTGKTATPEQAQEVHEKLRTWLADKVSSEVAAAVRIIYGGSVNASNCKELATKGDIDGFLVGGASLKPDFVQIINARQN from the exons ATGTCACAACAAAGAAAATTTTTCGTTGGAGGAAACTGGAAGATGAACGGGAGTAAACAAAGTATTGAAGGCATCGCTGGGTTTCTGAAAACTGGACCCTTGGATCCAAAAACAG AGGTAGTGGTTGCCCCACCTACATGTTACTTGGAGTACACAAGAAAAACTGTTGACGCTAAAGTTGGAGTGGCAGCCCAAAACTGTTATAAAGTGGCAAGTGGTGCTTTCACAGGGGATATCAG TGCCAATATGATTAAAGATCTTGACTGTGAATGGGTTATTCTGGGACATTCAGAGAGAAGAAATGTTTTTGGAGAATCCGATCAG CTAATTGGTGAGAAAACTAAGTATGCTCTTAGCCAGGGTGTGAAGGTGATTGCTTGTATTGGAGAAAAGCTGGAGGAGAGAGAGGGTGGGAAAACAGAGGAAGTAGTGTTCAGACAAACTCAAGCCATTATAG AAAATATATCTGCAGACCAGTGGGTGAGTGTGGTGATAGCTTATGAACCAGTGTGGGCCATTGGAACAGGAAAAACGGCGACTCCTGAACAAGCACAGGAAGTTCACGAGAAACTTCGAACCTGGCTAGCAGACAAAGTGTCATCAGAAGTGGCAGCGGCAGTCAGAATTATCTATGGAG GATCTGTTAATGCATCTAACTGCAAAGAACTAGCTACAAAGGGGGATATTGATGGCTTTCTAGTAGGTGGGGCCTCCCTGAAACCAGATTTTGTACAGATCATCAATGCCAGACAAAACTGA
- the LOC125663578 gene encoding DNA damage-binding protein 2-like isoform X2: protein MPRKRRDDKTFESSQMGNGEDTKKVKLVDNGGVGTYAQKLKRKRDQVQKGKQVEEVLNHISNEVNEPDVALRLKSRTSPYTIRAETPSYLKSHNLAIQLHGYSMGVPRRNLYKCATHCVIEMLSDMQISTMTSPFNRRVTAMEWHPTNPDLVVVGSKGGDIIWWDTHNVKNQKFIQGKGAGGNTQALKFWPLDDCKVVSAGLDGTLTLHDLNGKLSSVLADTMNFYEFWYCSVDIHPVRKFIAAGDNVGKLQFLTYDGKKTFENRLHKNKITHCEFSPLEEWMMCTASTDQTVQIWDIRMIKDRKSSLYKLMHDKPVNSAHFSRTNGCRLLTTDQNNQVRVYLAPEWHLEKTILHPHRFFQHITPIKATWHPLLDLAVVGRYPDPNFTGYHENELRTIDIIDVDTEKIVTRLHDPSAPGLVCVNKFNVNGDTLLSGMGVNLLLWKRKEVAAKIQESLMSKISGKNLDQGSGGQTRSGRSNQSKRANEKLRKMNESKETKQKKAKLQLKVKEENRKGKK from the exons ATGCCGAGGAAAAGAAGAGATGACAAAACGTTTGAAAGCTCGCAGATGGGAAATGGGGAAGATACGAAAAAAGTTAAACTTGTCGACAACGGCGGTGTTGGAACTTACGCTCAAAAGCTCAAAAGGAAAAGAGATCAG GTTCAGAAAGGGAAACAAGTAGAAGAGGTCTTGAATCACATTAGTAATGAAGTTAATGAACCTGATGTAGCTTTAAGACTGAAGTCCAGGACATCACCGTACACAATCAGAGCAGAGACACCATCCTATTTGAAGAGCCACAACCTAGCTATCCAACTACATGGTTATTCTATGGGAGTGCCAAGGAGAAACCTTTATAAA TGTGCCACTCATTGTGTAATAGAAATGTTGTCAGACATGCAGATCTCCACCATGACCAGTCCTTTCAACCGCAGAGTGACTGCAATGGAGTGGCATCCCACTAACCCAGACCTGGTGGTTGTAGGGTCCAAAGGAGGGGACATTATATGGTGGGACACTCACAATGTTAAGAACCAAAAGTTCATTCAAGGG AAAGGTGCTGGTGGAAATACACAAGCTCTGAAATTTTGGCCATTAGATGACTGTAAAGTAGTTTCAGCTGGACTTGATGGAACTTTGACACTACATGACTTAAATGGAAAACTGTCATCAGTGTTAGCAGACACTATGAATTTTTATGA ATTTTGGTACTGCAGTGTGGACATACACCCAGTAAGAAAGTTCATTGCTGCAGGAGACAATGTGGGAAAACTTCAGTTCTTGACCTATGATGGCAAAAAG ACTTTTGAAAATCGCCTCCACAAAAACAAGATCACCCACTGTGAATTTTCACCATTGGAAGAGTGGATGATGTGTACAGCCTCCACCGACCAAACAGTTCAGATCTGGGACATCCGAATGATCAAAGATCGTAAAAGTTCGCTCTACAAACTCATGCATGATAAACCAGTCAACTCGG CTCATTTTAGTCGCACCAATGGTTGTCGGCTGTTAACGACAGATCAGAATAATCAAGTGCGAGTGTACCTGGCTCCAGAGTGGCATCTGGAGAAGACCATTTTACATCCTCATCGCTTCTTTCAGCACATTACTCCCATAAAG GCAACATGGCACCCTTTACTAGACTTAGCTGTTGTTGGAAGATACCCTGACCCAAATTTTACTGGTTACCATGAAAACGAACTACGCACCATTGACATCATAGATGTTGATACAGAAAAAATAGTTACAAGACTTCATGATCCATCAGCTCCTGGCCTCGTCTGT GTCAATAAATTCAATGTAAATGGAGACACTTTACTTTCTGGAATGG GCGTTAACTTGTTATTGTGGAAGAGAAAGGAAGTGGCTGCAAAGATTCAAGAGTCACTCATGTCAAAAATTAGTGGGAAAAATTTGGATCAGGGTTCAGGTGGTCAAACAAGGTCGGGAAGGTCGAATCAGTCGAAGAGAGCCAATGAAAAACTGAGaaaaatgaatgaaagtaaAGAAACCAAACAAAAGAAAGCAAAACTTCAGCTCAAAGTGAAGGAAGAAAATCGTAAAGGAAAAAAGTGA
- the LOC125663578 gene encoding DNA damage-binding protein 2-like isoform X1 has product MPRKRRDDKTFESSQMGNGEDTKKVKLVDNGGVGTYAQKLKRKRDQVQKGKQVEEVLNHISNEVNEPDVALRLKSRTSPYTIRAETPSYLKSHNLAIQLHGYSMGVPRRNLYKCATHCVIEMLSDMQISTMTSPFNRRVTAMEWHPTNPDLVVVGSKGGDIIWWDTHNVKNQKFIQGMGAGGIINAIKFWPHDYSKILTAAVDGTVTLNDLEGKNTQILADTLNAHEFWYCSVDIHPVRKFIAAGDNVGKLQFLTYDGKKTFENRLHKNKITHCEFSPLEEWMMCTASTDQTVQIWDIRMIKDRKSSLYKLMHDKPVNSAHFSRTNGCRLLTTDQNNQVRVYLAPEWHLEKTILHPHRFFQHITPIKATWHPLLDLAVVGRYPDPNFTGYHENELRTIDIIDVDTEKIVTRLHDPSAPGLVCVNKFNVNGDTLLSGMGVNLLLWKRKEVAAKIQESLMSKISGKNLDQGSGGQTRSGRSNQSKRANEKLRKMNESKETKQKKAKLQLKVKEENRKGKK; this is encoded by the exons ATGCCGAGGAAAAGAAGAGATGACAAAACGTTTGAAAGCTCGCAGATGGGAAATGGGGAAGATACGAAAAAAGTTAAACTTGTCGACAACGGCGGTGTTGGAACTTACGCTCAAAAGCTCAAAAGGAAAAGAGATCAG GTTCAGAAAGGGAAACAAGTAGAAGAGGTCTTGAATCACATTAGTAATGAAGTTAATGAACCTGATGTAGCTTTAAGACTGAAGTCCAGGACATCACCGTACACAATCAGAGCAGAGACACCATCCTATTTGAAGAGCCACAACCTAGCTATCCAACTACATGGTTATTCTATGGGAGTGCCAAGGAGAAACCTTTATAAA TGTGCCACTCATTGTGTAATAGAAATGTTGTCAGACATGCAGATCTCCACCATGACCAGTCCTTTCAACCGCAGAGTGACTGCAATGGAGTGGCATCCCACTAACCCAGACCTGGTGGTTGTAGGGTCCAAAGGAGGGGACATTATATGGTGGGACACTCACAATGTTAAGAACCAAAAGTTCATTCAAGGG ATGGGAGCAGGAGGGATTATTAATGCCATCAAATTTTGGCCCCACGATTACAGCAAGATTCTCACTGCAGCTGTCGATGGCACAGTGACTTTGAATGACTTAGAGGGCAAGAATACTCAGATTTTGGCAGACACCCTTAACGCACATGA ATTTTGGTACTGCAGTGTGGACATACACCCAGTAAGAAAGTTCATTGCTGCAGGAGACAATGTGGGAAAACTTCAGTTCTTGACCTATGATGGCAAAAAG ACTTTTGAAAATCGCCTCCACAAAAACAAGATCACCCACTGTGAATTTTCACCATTGGAAGAGTGGATGATGTGTACAGCCTCCACCGACCAAACAGTTCAGATCTGGGACATCCGAATGATCAAAGATCGTAAAAGTTCGCTCTACAAACTCATGCATGATAAACCAGTCAACTCGG CTCATTTTAGTCGCACCAATGGTTGTCGGCTGTTAACGACAGATCAGAATAATCAAGTGCGAGTGTACCTGGCTCCAGAGTGGCATCTGGAGAAGACCATTTTACATCCTCATCGCTTCTTTCAGCACATTACTCCCATAAAG GCAACATGGCACCCTTTACTAGACTTAGCTGTTGTTGGAAGATACCCTGACCCAAATTTTACTGGTTACCATGAAAACGAACTACGCACCATTGACATCATAGATGTTGATACAGAAAAAATAGTTACAAGACTTCATGATCCATCAGCTCCTGGCCTCGTCTGT GTCAATAAATTCAATGTAAATGGAGACACTTTACTTTCTGGAATGG GCGTTAACTTGTTATTGTGGAAGAGAAAGGAAGTGGCTGCAAAGATTCAAGAGTCACTCATGTCAAAAATTAGTGGGAAAAATTTGGATCAGGGTTCAGGTGGTCAAACAAGGTCGGGAAGGTCGAATCAGTCGAAGAGAGCCAATGAAAAACTGAGaaaaatgaatgaaagtaaAGAAACCAAACAAAAGAAAGCAAAACTTCAGCTCAAAGTGAAGGAAGAAAATCGTAAAGGAAAAAAGTGA
- the LOC125665192 gene encoding uncharacterized protein LOC125665192 gives MFCLVAVQSLVFLLHTVRGQMHSSRTDMQSMHDLGPCSCQIRCCPDHTSPRRLPPYTNLPNVFSTACCGCIFCPSFIGPGPFFPMGWSMLTPMGSIQMAMPMNHEAPDAPDAPDAPDVPDAPEREGPETPDPPELEGPELEGPEMDNTEAV, from the exons ATGTTCTGTCTGGTAGCCGTTCAGAGTTTGGTGTTTCTTTTGCATACAGTTAGAGGGCAGATGCATTCCAGCAGGACAG ATATGCAGTCGATGCACGACCTGGGACCCTGTTCCTGTCAAATCCGCTGTTGTCCAGATCACACATCCCCTCGCAGACTCCCTCCCTACACAAACCTTCCTAATGTCTTCTCTACAGCCTGCTGTGGATGTATATTCTGTCCTTCATTCATTGGCCCCGGTCCTTTCTTTCCAATGGGATGGTCAATGCTGACACCAATGGGGTCGATTCAAATGGCTATGCCAATGAATCACGAGGCTCCGGACGCACCCGATGCCCCGGACGCGCCTGACGTTCCGGATGCTCCAGAACGCGAGGGACCGGAAACACCAGATCCACCCGAATTAGAAGGTCCCGAATTAGAAGGACCGGAAATGGACAATACCGAAGC ggTGTAA